One genomic region from Haloprofundus salinisoli encodes:
- a CDS encoding electron transfer flavoprotein subunit alpha/FixB family protein yields MTVLAVADHRRGDLRDVSYELVTAGRQVADATGGDLHVAVISGDIDGFAENLNLAGVDTVHTVENGEEFNHDVYAGAVEALYADVEPTVLLMPNSVNGLDYAPAVANALDLPLVSDAVDFDYDDGLTATREMYGSKVETTVDVDAERVAVTIRGGEWPAAVDAGDAEISAFDYSPDGELGSRVLGFEEVAGGDVDITDADVLVSVGRGIEEEENLELVEELADALGATLSSSRPIVDAGWLPPNRQVGQSGKVVTPDVYLAVGISGAVQHVAGMKGSDTIVAINTDPNAPIFDIADYGIVGDLFDVVPALIEQFS; encoded by the coding sequence ATGACGGTCCTCGCCGTCGCCGACCACCGCCGCGGTGACCTCCGCGACGTGAGCTACGAACTCGTTACCGCGGGCCGCCAAGTCGCCGACGCGACCGGCGGCGACCTCCACGTCGCGGTCATCAGCGGCGACATCGACGGGTTCGCCGAGAACCTCAACCTCGCGGGCGTCGACACCGTCCACACCGTCGAGAACGGCGAGGAGTTCAATCACGACGTGTACGCGGGCGCGGTCGAGGCGCTGTACGCCGACGTCGAGCCCACAGTCCTGTTGATGCCAAACAGCGTCAACGGCCTCGACTACGCACCGGCGGTCGCCAACGCGCTCGACCTGCCGCTCGTCTCGGATGCGGTCGACTTCGACTACGACGACGGGCTCACCGCGACCCGCGAGATGTACGGCTCGAAGGTCGAGACGACCGTCGACGTCGACGCCGAACGCGTCGCCGTCACGATTCGCGGCGGCGAGTGGCCCGCCGCCGTCGACGCCGGCGACGCCGAGATCTCGGCGTTCGACTACAGTCCCGACGGCGAACTCGGCTCTCGCGTGCTCGGCTTCGAGGAAGTCGCCGGCGGCGACGTCGACATCACCGATGCAGACGTCTTGGTCTCTGTCGGCCGCGGTATCGAAGAGGAGGAGAACCTCGAGCTCGTCGAGGAGTTGGCCGACGCCCTCGGTGCGACGCTCTCCTCGTCGCGCCCCATCGTCGACGCCGGGTGGCTCCCGCCGAACCGGCAGGTCGGCCAGTCCGGTAAGGTCGTCACCCCCGACGTCTACCTCGCGGTCGGCATCTCCGGAGCGGTCCAGCACGTCGCCGGGATGAAAGGCTCCGACACCATCGTCGCCATCAACACCGACCCGAACGCGCCCATCTTCGACATCGCCGACTACGGCATCGTCGGCGACCTCTTCGACGTGGTGCCGGCGCTCATCGAGCAGTTCTCCTGA
- a CDS encoding V-type ATP synthase subunit E, with the protein MSLDTVVEDIRDDARARAENIREEGQARADEIVAEAEADAEELLEERERAVERKIAQEREQSLSSAKLQAKQQRLEARRDVLEDVYERVEAELVALDGADREELTRELLDAASTEFEDEDEVFVYGRADDEALIAEILADYDGYEFAGDRACLGGVVVEGRNSRVRVNNTFDSVLDAVWEDNLKDVSARLFEQ; encoded by the coding sequence ATGAGTTTGGATACTGTCGTTGAGGACATTCGGGACGACGCCCGCGCACGTGCGGAGAACATCCGCGAGGAGGGCCAAGCGCGTGCCGACGAGATCGTCGCCGAAGCCGAAGCCGACGCAGAGGAACTGCTCGAAGAGCGCGAACGCGCCGTCGAGCGAAAGATCGCCCAGGAGCGCGAACAGTCGCTCTCCAGCGCGAAACTGCAGGCGAAACAGCAGCGCCTCGAAGCCCGCCGCGACGTGCTCGAAGACGTCTACGAGCGGGTCGAGGCCGAACTGGTCGCTCTCGACGGTGCCGACCGCGAGGAGCTCACCCGTGAGCTGCTCGACGCGGCGTCGACGGAGTTCGAAGACGAGGACGAAGTGTTCGTCTACGGACGCGCCGACGACGAGGCGCTCATCGCCGAGATTCTCGCCGACTACGACGGCTACGAGTTCGCGGGCGACCGCGCCTGTCTCGGCGGCGTCGTCGTCGAGGGACGAAACTCCCGCGTTCGGGTGAACAACACGTTCGATTCGGTCCTCGACGCCGTCTGGGAGGACAACTTAAAGGACGTGAGCGCCCGACTGTTCGAACAATGA
- a CDS encoding polyprenyl synthetase family protein: protein MEYLERRVAMVNDRLEAVVESVEPDELAGQLGHVSLAGGKRVRPTVTLLVCEAVGGDPADAVDFAVGVELVHNASLVIDDIIDRSDLRRGTPSAWAEYGYGTAILASDGLLGEAFALFSTEEQAMQIVAESMVELGEGEATELVAQPTNEEEYMELARRKTGALFRAAAEVGAVAGGADPFAVESFGEYAERVGIAFQIRDDVLDATADADDLGKPAGQDEVMERPSLVQITDMTPEEADGRAHAQSEAALDALDATDVPDSAAREYLRDLAEFVVVRER, encoded by the coding sequence ATGGAGTATTTGGAGCGCCGGGTCGCGATGGTCAACGACCGCCTCGAAGCGGTCGTCGAGTCGGTCGAACCCGACGAGTTGGCCGGGCAGCTCGGCCACGTCTCCCTCGCGGGGGGCAAACGCGTGCGACCCACGGTGACGCTCCTCGTCTGCGAGGCGGTCGGCGGCGACCCCGCCGACGCCGTCGACTTCGCCGTCGGCGTCGAGCTCGTCCACAACGCTTCACTCGTCATCGACGACATCATCGACCGCTCGGACCTCCGCCGAGGGACGCCGAGCGCGTGGGCCGAGTACGGCTACGGGACGGCGATTCTCGCCTCCGACGGCCTACTCGGCGAGGCGTTCGCACTCTTTTCGACCGAGGAGCAAGCGATGCAGATCGTCGCCGAGTCGATGGTCGAACTCGGCGAGGGCGAAGCGACCGAACTCGTCGCCCAACCGACGAACGAAGAGGAGTACATGGAACTCGCACGCCGCAAGACGGGCGCGCTGTTCCGCGCCGCCGCCGAGGTCGGCGCGGTGGCGGGCGGGGCCGACCCGTTCGCCGTCGAGTCGTTCGGCGAGTACGCAGAGCGCGTCGGCATCGCCTTTCAGATTCGTGACGACGTGCTGGACGCGACGGCCGACGCCGACGACCTCGGCAAACCCGCCGGTCAAGACGAGGTGATGGAACGCCCGTCGCTCGTCCAGATTACGGACATGACGCCCGAGGAGGCCGACGGTCGTGCGCACGCGCAGTCGGAGGCGGCGCTGGACGCACTCGACGCGACCGACGTACCCGACTCCGCCGCGCGCGAGTACCTCCGCGACCTCGCGGAGTTCGTCGTCGTGCGCGAGCGCTGA
- a CDS encoding DUF7096 domain-containing protein produces the protein MRQPAALLTALLLLISSVGGVAVATPPAAESSTSLATEPEPSLAEIDNETSVLMLDEDDSNAAFGASSANLSASLAVRETRVRSDLGTRTTEQRFAAMENENERRKAVLRALTELEIRVDDLRSEERAALAAHTDGEITAAQLLVRLAHVHTEAAELRANATMLARTADGIDGFSIDGRVGSVQLELQTMRGPIRERAAAALRGGAHPVRTYVQTTANGVVLSMIDDGVYVREVYDASKRTSGASGRITVGELPDVMERAYPAIMQRGEFNSPTGVQASNIFVGKVRYAGGDLTAYVDRGHDGRVFREIQRIRLDNVHVAQSTNGTRSGLELRVNPTYAGGPLRIELVNAATGDPVQGNISIGRPESNEQPTFLGRTNADGVLWTTAPDDGFVVQAIRGNSFVSIELTPDDPMNVGDPNDSLAPPTDARTVADA, from the coding sequence ATGAGACAGCCCGCCGCTTTGCTCACTGCCCTTCTCCTCCTCATCTCGTCTGTCGGCGGCGTCGCCGTCGCAACGCCGCCCGCCGCGGAGTCATCGACGTCCCTCGCCACGGAGCCGGAACCGTCGCTCGCCGAGATCGACAACGAGACGAGCGTCCTGATGCTGGACGAAGACGATTCCAACGCGGCGTTCGGGGCGTCGTCGGCGAACCTGAGCGCCTCGTTGGCCGTTCGAGAGACGCGGGTTCGCTCCGACCTCGGGACGCGAACGACCGAACAACGATTCGCCGCGATGGAGAACGAAAACGAGCGCCGCAAGGCCGTGTTGCGAGCGCTGACCGAGCTCGAAATCCGCGTCGACGACCTCCGATCCGAGGAGCGAGCGGCCCTCGCCGCCCACACCGACGGCGAGATTACGGCCGCGCAACTGCTGGTTCGGTTGGCGCACGTCCACACCGAAGCGGCCGAGCTCCGAGCGAACGCCACGATGCTCGCGCGGACCGCCGACGGCATCGACGGCTTCTCTATCGACGGGCGGGTCGGGTCGGTACAACTCGAGCTCCAGACGATGCGCGGACCGATTCGAGAGCGTGCCGCCGCCGCCCTCCGCGGCGGCGCCCACCCCGTCCGGACCTACGTACAGACGACGGCCAACGGCGTCGTCCTCTCGATGATCGACGACGGCGTCTACGTCCGCGAGGTGTACGACGCCTCGAAGCGCACCTCCGGTGCGTCCGGCCGAATCACGGTCGGCGAACTCCCCGACGTGATGGAACGGGCGTACCCGGCCATCATGCAACGCGGCGAGTTCAACAGTCCGACGGGTGTACAGGCCAGCAACATCTTCGTCGGGAAGGTTCGGTACGCCGGCGGCGACCTCACCGCGTACGTCGACCGCGGCCACGACGGACGAGTGTTCAGAGAGATACAGCGCATCCGTCTCGACAACGTCCACGTCGCGCAGTCGACCAACGGCACCCGCTCGGGGCTCGAACTCCGCGTCAATCCGACGTACGCCGGCGGGCCGCTCCGCATCGAACTCGTCAACGCCGCCACCGGCGACCCCGTCCAAGGAAACATCAGCATCGGCCGACCCGAGAGCAACGAACAACCGACGTTCCTCGGCCGCACTAACGCCGACGGCGTCCTCTGGACGACGGCCCCCGACGACGGGTTCGTCGTCCAGGCGATTCGGGGGAACTCGTTCGTCTCCATCGAACTCACGCCCGACGACCCGATGAACGTCGGCGACCCGAACGACTCGCTCGCGCCGCCGACGGACGCCCGCACCGTGGCCGACGCGTAG
- a CDS encoding F0F1 ATP synthase subunit C, with protein sequence MIETLPEVANVALQAQGSNGPALDGAAAAGLAVGLAALGAGYAERGIGAAAVGALAEDDSLFVQGLILTVLPETLVILALVVVFILG encoded by the coding sequence ATGATCGAAACCCTACCCGAAGTCGCTAACGTTGCACTGCAGGCTCAAGGATCCAACGGCCCGGCGCTCGACGGCGCCGCCGCCGCCGGTCTCGCGGTCGGTCTCGCCGCACTCGGCGCAGGCTACGCGGAGCGTGGCATCGGTGCCGCCGCCGTCGGCGCTCTCGCCGAGGACGACAGCCTCTTCGTTCAGGGCCTCATCCTGACGGTCCTGCCGGAGACGCTCGTCATTCTCGCGCTCGTCGTCGTGTTCATCCTCGGTTAA
- a CDS encoding V-type ATP synthase subunit I, with translation MLRPEQMSKVSVTGAKRFMDDVIEATHELNLLDVSDYDGSWEGFSQGTPVEGAETASDKLVTVRSLESILDVDEEDAGPTRIVTDEALEAELAEVRAEVNELDDRRDELRDELRSIQEDIDAVEPFADLGIDLDLLSGYDTLQVAVGEGDRDDVEHSLVAADSVEAFEIHEGDDVFAVFAYPADGAGEDALDEALVGTDFSTYDVPESQSSPEEYVGELRHRKQQLESRLTTVDDELEEVKIDAAGFLLAAEEQLSIEVQKTEAPLSFATTENAFVAEGWIPTERYTQFASALRDDVGQHVEVEEIQRASFTSDGQEATREQVPSGTGGEPTAADGGADEPEARADGGSVVTKNDDPPVVQDNPGAVKPFEVLVNAVSRPKYSEFDPSVFVFLTFPVFFGFMIGDLGYGIIYTAIGYYLYSRFEDRPAFRSMGGITLFAGAFTILFGILYGEIFGLHQLGALIWGGHPPMEKGLSPAGISWAIGWLVVSIFVGIVHLNIGWILDFFEVAEHHDLKHAVLESGSWLLMMNGLWVWIFSQHVASAKPAFLFTLFDGTGAAPESNQQYMQAMFELGFNGFPATVGLVGLGAFAVGFVLLAIADLAEVVEFLNVLVNVLSYARIGAVLLAKAGMALAVNLLVFGAYQHDGEIHFLIDHGPQWVVEHYGAEAIMFGGLFHGGAALFLVGIVVLILGHALVLTLGITSAGLQAVRLEYVEFFGKFYEGGGREYEPFGYDRKYTTED, from the coding sequence ATGCTCAGACCTGAGCAGATGAGCAAGGTCTCGGTTACCGGGGCCAAACGGTTCATGGACGACGTCATCGAGGCGACCCACGAGTTGAACTTGCTGGACGTCTCCGACTACGACGGCTCCTGGGAGGGGTTCTCACAGGGGACGCCCGTCGAGGGCGCGGAGACGGCCTCCGACAAACTCGTGACGGTCCGTTCGCTCGAAAGCATCCTCGACGTCGACGAGGAGGACGCGGGACCGACCCGCATCGTCACCGACGAAGCGCTGGAAGCCGAGCTCGCGGAGGTCCGCGCGGAGGTCAACGAACTCGACGACCGCCGCGACGAACTCCGCGACGAACTGCGAAGCATCCAGGAGGATATCGACGCCGTCGAACCGTTCGCGGACCTCGGCATCGACCTCGACCTGCTGTCGGGCTACGACACGCTGCAAGTCGCGGTCGGCGAAGGTGACCGCGACGACGTCGAACACTCGCTCGTCGCCGCCGACAGCGTCGAAGCGTTCGAGATTCACGAGGGCGACGACGTGTTCGCCGTCTTCGCGTACCCCGCAGACGGCGCGGGCGAAGACGCGCTCGACGAGGCGCTCGTCGGCACCGACTTCTCGACGTACGACGTTCCCGAATCGCAGTCGAGCCCCGAGGAGTACGTCGGCGAACTCCGCCACCGCAAACAGCAACTCGAGTCGCGGCTGACGACGGTCGACGACGAACTCGAAGAGGTCAAAATCGACGCCGCGGGCTTTCTGCTCGCCGCCGAAGAACAGCTCTCCATCGAGGTCCAGAAGACCGAAGCGCCGCTCTCGTTTGCGACGACGGAGAACGCCTTCGTCGCCGAGGGGTGGATTCCGACCGAACGATACACGCAGTTTGCGAGCGCGCTCCGCGACGACGTCGGTCAACACGTCGAAGTCGAGGAGATCCAGCGCGCGAGCTTCACGAGCGACGGGCAGGAGGCCACCCGCGAACAGGTGCCGAGCGGCACCGGCGGGGAACCGACCGCCGCCGACGGCGGCGCGGACGAACCGGAAGCGCGCGCCGACGGGGGAAGCGTCGTCACGAAGAACGACGACCCGCCGGTCGTCCAAGACAACCCCGGCGCGGTCAAGCCGTTCGAGGTCTTGGTCAACGCGGTCAGCCGACCGAAGTACAGCGAGTTCGACCCGTCGGTGTTCGTCTTCCTGACGTTCCCCGTCTTCTTCGGGTTCATGATCGGCGACCTCGGTTACGGGATCATCTACACCGCTATCGGGTACTATCTCTACAGCCGGTTCGAGGACCGTCCGGCCTTCAGGAGCATGGGCGGCATCACGCTGTTCGCCGGCGCGTTCACCATCCTGTTCGGCATCCTCTACGGCGAGATATTCGGGCTGCACCAGCTCGGCGCGCTGATCTGGGGCGGCCACCCGCCGATGGAGAAGGGTCTCTCGCCCGCCGGCATTAGCTGGGCTATCGGCTGGCTCGTCGTGAGCATCTTCGTCGGCATCGTCCACCTCAACATCGGGTGGATTCTCGACTTCTTCGAGGTCGCCGAACACCACGACCTGAAGCACGCCGTCCTCGAGAGCGGCTCGTGGCTGCTGATGATGAACGGGCTGTGGGTCTGGATCTTCAGCCAGCACGTCGCGAGCGCAAAACCCGCGTTCCTGTTCACGCTGTTCGACGGCACCGGCGCTGCGCCAGAGTCGAACCAGCAGTACATGCAGGCGATGTTCGAGCTCGGCTTCAACGGGTTCCCGGCGACGGTCGGTCTCGTCGGCTTAGGGGCGTTCGCTGTCGGATTCGTCCTCTTGGCCATCGCCGACCTCGCGGAGGTCGTCGAGTTCCTCAACGTGCTCGTGAACGTGCTCTCGTACGCCCGTATCGGCGCAGTGCTGCTCGCGAAGGCCGGGATGGCGCTCGCGGTCAACCTGCTCGTGTTCGGCGCGTATCAGCACGACGGTGAGATTCACTTCCTCATCGACCACGGCCCGCAGTGGGTCGTCGAACACTACGGCGCGGAGGCCATCATGTTCGGCGGCCTGTTCCACGGCGGGGCGGCGCTGTTCCTCGTGGGCATCGTCGTGCTCATCCTGGGCCACGCGCTGGTGCTGACGCTCGGTATCACGAGCGCCGGTCTGCAGGCGGTCCGTCTCGAGTACGTCGAGTTCTTCGGCAAGTTCTACGAGGGCGGCGGCCGCGAGTACGAACCGTTCGGCTACGACCGCAAGTACACCACCGAAGACTGA
- a CDS encoding type IV pilin — translation MSTRARASVSTVGTALLLLLLVGLAASVGAVALEHAETTADGGTQAALSLTATGETLQFVHRGGETLDVRRLDLRVRVDGRPLDHHPPVPFFSADGFRPGPTGPFNAAASPEWRAGETASVTVAGTNDPELPVGSSVTVGVRYAGRPLVTLSAAVR, via the coding sequence GTGTCGACTCGCGCCCGCGCCTCGGTTTCTACCGTCGGAACCGCGCTGTTGCTGTTGCTCTTGGTCGGCCTCGCGGCCAGCGTCGGGGCCGTCGCACTCGAACACGCCGAGACCACCGCCGACGGCGGAACGCAGGCGGCGCTGTCGCTCACCGCCACCGGCGAGACGTTGCAGTTCGTCCATCGGGGCGGCGAGACGCTGGACGTGCGGCGACTCGACCTCCGGGTTCGCGTCGACGGGAGGCCGCTCGACCACCATCCGCCGGTTCCGTTCTTCTCCGCGGACGGCTTTCGTCCCGGGCCGACCGGCCCGTTCAACGCCGCCGCAAGCCCCGAGTGGCGCGCCGGCGAGACGGCATCGGTCACCGTCGCCGGGACGAACGACCCGGAACTACCCGTCGGGTCGTCGGTGACCGTCGGCGTGCGGTACGCAGGCCGACCGCTCGTCACGCTCTCGGCAGCCGTTCGATGA
- a CDS encoding electron transfer flavoprotein subunit beta/FixA family protein encodes MKILVTVKEIAEVEDDFEIDGLGIDEAYLEYDLNEWDDYAVEEAVQIAEAGDDVEVVSVTIGPERSEETIRMALAKGADRAIRVWDDAFEDVQLLDVAAKTRLFAAVVEQEQPDLVLTGVQASDDGFGATGVSVADEVGFEWAAVVNKLELDADSGVANVRRELEGGVEELTEVDLPAVFTIQTGINDPRYASLRGIRQAQRKEIAPMGLAELGLDASALDSPIELTGMSEPESESDATIFEGDAEGAAAQLAEILREKGVGAQ; translated from the coding sequence ATGAAGATTCTCGTAACCGTCAAGGAAATCGCCGAAGTCGAAGACGACTTCGAGATCGACGGGCTCGGAATCGACGAGGCGTACCTCGAGTACGACCTCAACGAGTGGGACGACTACGCCGTCGAGGAGGCGGTTCAGATAGCGGAGGCGGGCGACGACGTCGAGGTCGTCAGCGTCACCATCGGCCCCGAACGCAGCGAGGAGACGATTCGGATGGCGCTCGCCAAGGGTGCAGACCGCGCGATTCGCGTCTGGGACGACGCCTTCGAGGACGTCCAACTCCTCGACGTGGCCGCGAAGACGCGCCTTTTCGCCGCCGTCGTCGAACAGGAACAGCCGGACCTCGTGCTGACGGGCGTCCAGGCGTCCGACGACGGCTTCGGTGCGACGGGCGTCTCCGTCGCCGACGAAGTCGGCTTCGAGTGGGCCGCCGTCGTCAACAAGCTCGAATTAGACGCCGACAGCGGCGTCGCCAACGTCCGCCGGGAACTCGAAGGCGGCGTCGAGGAACTCACCGAAGTCGACCTCCCCGCGGTGTTCACCATCCAGACGGGTATCAACGACCCCCGCTACGCGAGCCTTCGCGGCATCCGCCAGGCCCAGCGCAAGGAGATCGCTCCAATGGGCCTCGCCGAGCTCGGACTCGACGCCTCCGCGCTCGACAGCCCCATCGAACTCACGGGAATGAGCGAACCCGAGAGCGAATCGGACGCCACCATCTTCGAGGGTGACGCCGAGGGGGCGGCGGCTCAACTTGCGGAGATCCTCCGCGAGAAGGGGGTGGGCGCACAATGA
- a CDS encoding methyltransferase domain-containing protein: MGILEDKGRARLFYKYLSKVYDQVNPFIWNEEMRAEALALLDIERGDRVLDVGCGTGFGTEGLLQHTDDVHGIDQSIHQMEKAFQKFGKRDKVKFYRGDAERLPFRDDSFDVVWSSGSIEYWPNPVDALEEFRRVVKPGQQVLVVGPNYPKTTVMQKVADSIMLFYDEEEADRMFEQAGFEDVEHVLMGPSYDPDIAITTVARAPEK; this comes from the coding sequence ATGGGTATCCTCGAGGACAAAGGACGGGCGCGGCTGTTCTACAAGTACCTCTCGAAGGTGTACGATCAGGTCAACCCGTTCATCTGGAACGAAGAGATGCGCGCGGAAGCGCTGGCACTTCTCGACATCGAACGGGGTGACCGCGTTCTCGACGTCGGCTGCGGCACCGGGTTCGGCACCGAAGGCCTGCTCCAGCACACCGACGACGTCCACGGTATCGACCAGAGCATCCACCAGATGGAGAAGGCGTTCCAGAAGTTCGGCAAGCGCGACAAGGTCAAGTTCTACCGCGGCGACGCCGAGCGGCTTCCGTTCAGAGACGACAGTTTCGACGTCGTCTGGTCCTCCGGGTCCATCGAGTACTGGCCGAACCCGGTCGACGCGCTCGAAGAGTTCCGTCGCGTCGTCAAACCCGGCCAGCAGGTGCTCGTCGTCGGCCCGAACTACCCGAAGACGACCGTCATGCAGAAAGTCGCCGACTCCATCATGCTGTTCTACGACGAGGAGGAGGCCGACCGGATGTTCGAACAGGCGGGCTTCGAGGACGTCGAACACGTGCTGATGGGGCCGTCGTACGACCCCGACATCGCCATCACCACGGTCGCTCGCGCACCCGAAAAGTAG
- a CDS encoding helix-turn-helix transcriptional regulator, translated as MRYAALVLAFLVFSAGFAPPAAAVVDSDDGQRATLLQAEEPPDTELVIAIKRNGDARWSVITRYPLSDNTSSAAFEQFVSDLRAGEANATLDERTFEQFAALSSEATGREMEIRNVSYRGTVENDTGVLNMTFTWTKFAYRGDQDLRVGDAFETPDGGTWFPRLEADQRLIIEAPDGWNSQDVSFPARTRDGTTVIVDGPREFTDRSGDGSVIDISYDSPGSGRLTPGGDGSGDLTLIAGVGAVLVFAAMLAAVVLRRRQGFEEVDGEVVTVDGPTTTPPPRATGGGASVADPPSEEPEEDDDVDLSLLSDGERVEHLLERNGGRMRQTNIVAETGWSDAKVSQLLSSLAEEGRVEKLRLGRENLISLPGEHGNGNGDGEN; from the coding sequence ATGCGGTATGCCGCCCTCGTGCTCGCCTTCCTCGTCTTCTCAGCCGGCTTCGCTCCACCGGCCGCTGCCGTCGTCGATTCCGACGACGGGCAAAGAGCGACGCTGCTACAGGCCGAAGAACCGCCGGACACGGAACTCGTCATCGCCATCAAGCGCAACGGCGACGCAAGGTGGTCGGTCATCACGCGGTATCCGCTGAGCGACAACACCAGCAGCGCAGCGTTCGAGCAGTTCGTCTCGGACCTCCGCGCGGGCGAGGCCAATGCGACCCTGGACGAGCGGACGTTCGAGCAGTTCGCCGCGCTCTCGTCGGAGGCGACGGGCCGTGAGATGGAGATTCGAAACGTCAGTTACCGAGGCACCGTCGAGAACGACACCGGCGTGCTGAACATGACGTTCACGTGGACGAAGTTCGCCTACCGGGGCGACCAGGACCTCAGAGTCGGCGACGCGTTCGAGACGCCCGACGGCGGGACGTGGTTCCCCCGTCTCGAAGCGGACCAGCGGCTCATAATCGAAGCACCGGACGGCTGGAACTCCCAGGACGTGAGCTTCCCGGCTCGCACCCGCGACGGCACCACTGTCATCGTCGACGGTCCCCGAGAGTTCACCGACCGCTCCGGAGACGGCAGCGTCATCGACATCTCGTACGACTCACCGGGGTCGGGACGGTTGACACCGGGAGGAGACGGCTCGGGTGACCTCACGCTCATCGCGGGCGTCGGCGCGGTGCTCGTCTTCGCGGCGATGCTCGCTGCGGTCGTCCTCCGACGCCGGCAGGGGTTCGAGGAGGTCGACGGGGAGGTAGTCACCGTCGACGGGCCGACGACGACACCACCGCCGCGCGCGACCGGCGGCGGTGCGTCAGTCGCCGATCCGCCGTCGGAGGAACCGGAGGAGGACGACGACGTCGACCTCTCGCTGCTCTCGGACGGCGAACGGGTCGAACACCTTCTCGAACGCAACGGCGGTCGGATGCGACAGACGAACATCGTCGCCGAAACCGGCTGGTCCGACGCGAAAGTGTCACAACTGCTCTCCTCTCTGGCCGAGGAGGGACGAGTCGAGAAGCTCCGCCTCGGCCGCGAGAATCTGATTTCGCTGCCCGGCGAGCACGGAAACGGGAACGGCGACGGCGAGAACTGA
- the ahaH gene encoding ATP synthase archaeal subunit H yields the protein MPRPEVLERIKSAESDAGDIIAQAERERDELISDARDRAEQIRAEAEAEASETEERRLEEAREDIEAERERIIEEGERAREELVSEAQSNVEEAVEYTVERFEEAVHAQT from the coding sequence ATGCCGAGACCAGAGGTTCTCGAACGGATTAAGTCGGCCGAATCCGACGCCGGCGACATCATCGCGCAGGCTGAGCGCGAGCGCGACGAACTGATCTCCGACGCCCGCGATCGCGCCGAGCAGATTCGGGCCGAGGCAGAAGCGGAGGCATCCGAGACGGAGGAGCGCCGCCTCGAGGAGGCTCGCGAAGATATCGAGGCCGAACGCGAGCGGATAATCGAAGAAGGCGAACGCGCTCGCGAGGAGCTCGTCTCCGAGGCGCAGTCGAACGTCGAGGAGGCGGTGGAGTACACGGTAGAGCGGTTCGAGGAGGCGGTGCATGCTCAGACCTGA
- a CDS encoding V-type ATP synthase subunit C, whose product MSATGSSNPEYVNARVRARRGALYDDEDYRKLLRMGPAEIARFMEESTYEEEINALGARFSGVDLIEYALNRSLAKQFNDILDWADGRLYDLIARYLRKFDAWNVKTVIRGIYADTPREEVETDLIRAGEFDDRLIERLLEATTIEEVVDRLSGTIYGPPLRAAYDDYEESGVLVPLENAVDRAFYENLLSGLVTNESTEQYREFLHAEIDFRNARNALRLARSGANIDPSEYYIDGGRLFSATELSQLASSPEELVTRIRESVYGDRLSAALTDLERADSLIGFERALEAALLEYSESLGHVFPLSVSLIISYILAKEREVENIRAIARAREAGLSEDEIEDELVIL is encoded by the coding sequence ATGAGCGCAACCGGCAGCTCGAATCCGGAGTACGTCAACGCCCGCGTCAGAGCGCGACGCGGCGCACTGTACGACGACGAGGACTACCGCAAACTCCTCCGGATGGGCCCCGCCGAGATCGCTCGCTTCATGGAGGAGTCGACGTACGAAGAGGAGATAAACGCCCTCGGGGCCCGCTTTTCGGGCGTCGACCTGATCGAGTACGCGCTGAACCGCAGCCTCGCAAAGCAGTTCAACGACATCCTCGATTGGGCCGACGGGCGACTGTACGACCTCATCGCACGCTACCTCCGGAAGTTCGACGCGTGGAACGTCAAGACGGTCATCCGCGGCATCTACGCCGACACGCCGCGCGAGGAGGTCGAGACCGACCTCATCCGCGCCGGCGAGTTCGACGACCGTCTCATCGAACGGCTGCTCGAAGCGACCACCATCGAGGAGGTCGTCGACCGACTGAGCGGCACCATCTACGGCCCGCCGTTGCGGGCGGCGTACGACGACTACGAGGAGTCGGGCGTGCTGGTCCCGCTGGAGAACGCCGTCGACCGCGCGTTCTACGAGAACCTGCTCAGCGGCCTCGTCACGAACGAGTCGACCGAGCAGTACCGCGAGTTCCTGCACGCCGAAATCGACTTCCGCAACGCGCGGAACGCGCTTCGTCTCGCCCGAAGCGGGGCGAACATCGACCCCTCGGAGTACTACATCGACGGCGGCCGCCTGTTCAGCGCGACGGAGCTGTCGCAGCTGGCGTCGAGTCCGGAGGAGCTCGTGACCCGTATCCGCGAGAGCGTCTACGGCGACCGCCTCTCGGCGGCGCTGACCGACCTCGAACGCGCCGACAGCCTCATCGGCTTCGAGCGCGCGCTCGAAGCGGCGCTGTTGGAGTACTCCGAGAGCCTCGGCCACGTGTTCCCGCTGTCGGTGTCGCTGATCATCTCCTACATTCTCGCCAAGGAGCGGGAAGTGGAGAACATCCGCGCCATCGCCCGTGCACGCGAGGCGGGGCTCTCCGAGGACGAAATCGAAGACGAACTGGTGATACTATGA